One window of Cohnella hashimotonis genomic DNA carries:
- a CDS encoding SDR family NAD(P)-dependent oxidoreductase, with protein sequence MELELRNKTALVTGSSRGIGKAIAIELAREGVHVLINGRNDVEVALTVDEIQTKFPDTKPRKATADLVDVEQRHTLLEKFPHVDILVNSMGIYELKSYNDLDDAVWEKYIRTNVLAANSLTQFYLSAMIKQDFGRILFIASEEAVMPSGQMPHYAVTKSMLLSLAKSLSKLTKGTEVTVNTILPGPTLSENVQAIIEGFYPDEKMTFEEKEKDFMTKNLPQSEIQRFIRPTEIGRLTTFVCSPHASSFKGSPIRMDGGMVPTIY encoded by the coding sequence ATGGAGCTGGAATTGAGAAACAAAACCGCATTAGTAACAGGTTCAAGCAGGGGGATCGGCAAAGCGATCGCCATCGAACTTGCCAGAGAAGGCGTTCATGTTCTAATAAATGGCCGTAATGATGTAGAAGTAGCGCTTACGGTGGATGAGATTCAAACCAAATTCCCGGATACCAAGCCTCGGAAGGCGACTGCGGATCTCGTGGACGTAGAGCAAAGGCATACTTTGCTCGAGAAATTCCCTCATGTCGATATTTTGGTCAACAGTATGGGCATTTACGAGCTCAAGTCCTATAACGATCTGGACGATGCCGTGTGGGAGAAATATATCCGCACGAACGTGCTTGCCGCCAACAGTCTGACCCAATTTTATTTGTCCGCCATGATCAAACAAGATTTTGGACGCATTCTATTTATCGCGAGCGAGGAAGCTGTAATGCCTTCGGGACAGATGCCTCATTATGCGGTGACCAAGTCGATGCTCCTGTCCTTAGCCAAAAGCCTGTCCAAGCTGACCAAGGGTACTGAAGTCACGGTAAACACGATCCTGCCGGGACCGACACTTTCCGAGAACGTGCAAGCAATTATAGAAGGCTTTTATCCGGATGAAAAGATGACTTTCGAGGAAAAAGAAAAGGATTTCATGACGAAGAATTTGCCGCAATCGGAAATTCAGCGGTTCATACGTCCGACGGAGATCGGGAGGCTAACCACCTTCGTCTGCAGTCCTCACGCCTCCTCGTTCAAAGGCTCGCCGATCCGAATGGATGGGGGCATGGTGCCTACGATCTATTAA
- a CDS encoding helix-turn-helix transcriptional regulator, translating to MNVIATNRVKLAPGFWASMRQIGLAPQDIVHKCGLPLSIINESVVTTVQYYAIWQAYAELVGDIADGIVRLATGFETAQYPPAALSTFHARNYRDALTRMTRYKQMCPPEHLSMRETDDYGIIELEWAHAMQPGPSILVGTTLAYLLELGRRGTNLPLTALSVSFVGEMGDTEALEAFFGCQVRVGADVNRLMLRRSDLDLPFISYNEELLDILTPALDRSLTELQSNQKVSDKVKWILARCLSQGRIDILNVAQTLGLSDRTLQRRLTEEGASFKQLLTESRHEHALAFLADPSLEIKEVAFLVGFEDPNSFHRAFRAWEGTTPANWRAAQEL from the coding sequence TTGAACGTAATCGCCACTAACCGAGTGAAGCTCGCGCCGGGCTTTTGGGCCAGCATGCGACAAATAGGGCTCGCCCCTCAAGATATTGTGCACAAATGCGGTCTGCCGCTGTCCATTATTAATGAATCGGTCGTCACGACTGTGCAATATTACGCGATCTGGCAGGCCTACGCCGAGCTCGTCGGCGACATTGCCGACGGAATCGTCAGGCTGGCCACCGGCTTCGAGACGGCGCAATATCCGCCGGCCGCTTTATCGACCTTCCATGCCCGGAATTACCGGGATGCGCTAACGCGAATGACTCGATACAAGCAGATGTGTCCGCCCGAGCACTTGAGCATGCGAGAAACGGACGATTACGGCATTATCGAACTGGAATGGGCGCATGCCATGCAGCCTGGACCCTCGATTTTGGTCGGTACTACGCTTGCCTATCTGCTGGAGTTAGGTCGTCGAGGAACGAATCTTCCGCTAACGGCTCTATCCGTTTCGTTTGTTGGTGAAATGGGCGATACCGAAGCGCTGGAAGCTTTCTTCGGTTGCCAAGTTCGGGTTGGCGCGGACGTCAATCGGCTTATGCTGCGCCGCAGCGACCTAGATCTCCCTTTTATCTCCTACAATGAAGAGCTTCTCGATATTCTGACGCCCGCCCTGGATCGTTCGTTGACGGAGCTGCAGAGCAATCAAAAAGTAAGCGACAAGGTGAAATGGATCCTCGCACGCTGCCTATCGCAGGGGAGGATCGACATACTGAACGTAGCCCAAACGTTGGGACTAAGCGATCGCACCTTGCAGCGCCGCCTGACGGAAGAGGGAGCGAGCTTCAAGCAGCTCCTGACAGAGTCCAGACATGAGCACGCACTCGCTTTTTTAGCAGACCCCTCGCTGGAGATTAAAGAGGTCGCTTTCCTCGTCGGATTCGAGGATCCCAACTCTTTTCATCGCGCGTTCCGCGCCTGGGAAGGCACGACGCCGGCGAATTGGCGCGCGGCGCAAGAACTTTGA
- a CDS encoding DUF3600 domain-containing protein, with protein MSIDKELREELQQTADSMIVPDELYLRVRQSYLHFVNERTGESRMKKRILAGVVAAAILIPSAVYASTYLADDIFGSSATIEQHGGTQEDYQQIEQMLQIAKGKLTEDEFKEYTKLTRQLVQLKIKMTDKNGVKHENLLNNEEQLQFERLSASLAPYFEKINGNN; from the coding sequence ATGTCCATTGATAAGGAATTACGTGAAGAGCTGCAACAGACAGCTGATTCGATGATCGTCCCGGATGAATTATATTTACGGGTCCGACAGTCTTATCTACATTTTGTAAATGAAAGGACAGGTGAATCACGTATGAAAAAACGGATCCTCGCGGGCGTTGTCGCAGCAGCCATTCTGATTCCGTCTGCCGTATATGCGTCTACCTATCTTGCCGACGATATATTCGGTTCATCTGCGACCATTGAACAGCACGGCGGTACGCAGGAGGATTATCAGCAGATTGAGCAAATGCTTCAGATTGCAAAAGGGAAGCTGACGGAAGACGAATTCAAAGAATATACCAAGCTTACCAGACAGTTGGTGCAGTTAAAGATAAAAATGACCGACAAAAACGGGGTCAAGCATGAGAATCTATTGAACAATGAGGAGCAGCTGCAATTCGAACGGCTCTCCGCCAGCCTCGCCCCTTATTTTGAGAAGATAAACGGAAACAATTGA
- a CDS encoding sigma-70 family RNA polymerase sigma factor, producing MNDEELLHWLEKAISGDESAFNLVYEATNQEVYRTVSFLVYNKQDVEDIVNDVYLRMWRSIDSYDPNRPFRYWLHGIVVRRIQDWKRKAWRRIRLFERNRQMACEPFVRADEAIKNSELQQELFDLIFRLSYKLRVVVILRYFNDYALEEIANLLRIPVGTVKSRHHLALKQLRKFYELQGEDAYVH from the coding sequence ATGAATGATGAAGAGTTGCTTCATTGGCTTGAAAAGGCAATATCAGGCGACGAGTCAGCCTTTAATCTGGTCTATGAGGCGACAAACCAGGAAGTCTATCGGACCGTTTCTTTTCTCGTGTATAACAAACAAGACGTTGAAGATATCGTCAATGATGTCTACTTGCGGATGTGGCGGTCGATTGACTCATACGATCCGAATCGGCCATTCCGATATTGGCTGCACGGAATCGTTGTTCGTCGGATTCAGGATTGGAAGAGAAAGGCCTGGCGTCGAATACGCCTATTTGAACGAAATCGTCAGATGGCTTGTGAACCGTTCGTGCGGGCGGACGAAGCCATCAAGAATTCAGAATTGCAGCAAGAGTTGTTCGATCTTATTTTTCGGTTATCGTACAAGCTGCGCGTGGTCGTCATTCTACGTTATTTTAACGATTACGCGCTGGAAGAAATCGCAAACCTGCTACGAATCCCGGTTGGCACAGTGAAATCCAGACATCATTTAGCGTTAAAGCAGCTTCGGAAATTTTATGAATTGCAGGGAGAAGACGCGTATGTCCATTGA
- a CDS encoding PucR family transcriptional regulator yields MINDTLAFTCRDLLLIPNLQGAIVLAGHKGMDRAVNRVNVMEVPDVIDWVRPGEFLVTSGFPFRDDPDRIAEMIPQLAERGVAALGIKTRRYIEEIPVAVLEMANQYDIPIIELPLPTSFSDVVREVMERVLVQEARHLTLLQFRYQKLSKKLLHGGGIDDFLGELDETLLNPVVLMDGSNQLYFSPMAKELFPGNEDSQEWARLCHDIELGVSFMTVRERRIRVYISNEDGKDNECSMLLLEWNRELDDADKLTMDRIGVLVSLELANLHARREVESKYVDQFLQDWLTGRIVTRQDIQARADACGCRIAREGAYSAIYVKLPDRHANPKLLSKAIKQFRRFSTERDGIWGTQLDGHMALLISHETAEQLNQQLDKCLYRLSHLLGLESKAEISFCIGDPVDAADEVRRSCEQARKIHFISSICGIRDAHIRYNQLGVYQLLYLLPESEQVIEFLDRIVKPIVDYDGKHNTQLLKTLQCYLQHNENGKLTAEALFSHYNTVAYRIERVYELLGLDPEKVNDRLQLHLAVKLYEMRQGR; encoded by the coding sequence ATGATTAACGACACGTTGGCCTTTACCTGCCGCGATCTGCTGCTGATTCCGAATCTGCAAGGCGCTATCGTACTCGCGGGTCACAAGGGAATGGATCGGGCAGTCAATCGGGTCAACGTCATGGAAGTGCCGGACGTGATCGATTGGGTGCGGCCCGGCGAGTTTCTCGTGACCAGCGGCTTTCCTTTTCGCGACGATCCCGATCGAATCGCAGAAATGATCCCGCAGCTCGCGGAGCGGGGCGTGGCGGCGCTCGGCATCAAGACGAGAAGATATATAGAAGAAATTCCCGTTGCCGTGCTGGAGATGGCGAATCAATACGATATTCCGATCATCGAGCTGCCGCTCCCGACGTCCTTTTCGGACGTTGTCCGCGAGGTCATGGAGCGGGTGCTGGTCCAGGAAGCGAGGCATCTGACGCTGCTTCAGTTCAGATACCAAAAGCTGTCGAAGAAGCTGCTGCATGGCGGGGGAATCGACGATTTTCTCGGCGAGTTGGATGAGACGCTGCTGAATCCCGTCGTCCTGATGGACGGCTCCAACCAGCTTTACTTTTCGCCCATGGCCAAGGAATTGTTCCCGGGAAACGAAGATTCGCAGGAATGGGCCCGGCTATGCCACGATATCGAGCTTGGCGTCAGCTTCATGACCGTTCGCGAACGCCGGATACGGGTGTATATCTCGAACGAGGACGGCAAGGACAACGAGTGCAGCATGCTGCTGCTCGAGTGGAATCGGGAGCTGGATGACGCGGATAAGCTGACCATGGATCGAATCGGGGTGCTGGTCAGCCTTGAATTGGCCAATCTTCACGCCAGGCGCGAGGTCGAATCCAAGTACGTCGACCAATTTTTGCAGGACTGGCTGACCGGACGCATCGTCACCCGGCAGGACATCCAAGCGAGGGCGGACGCTTGCGGATGCCGCATCGCTCGCGAAGGCGCCTACAGCGCTATCTATGTCAAGCTGCCGGACAGGCATGCGAACCCGAAGCTCCTGTCCAAGGCGATTAAGCAATTCCGCCGATTCAGCACGGAGCGGGACGGAATCTGGGGAACGCAGCTAGACGGACATATGGCGCTTCTCATCTCGCATGAGACGGCAGAGCAACTGAACCAGCAGCTCGATAAATGTCTCTACCGACTGTCGCACCTGTTGGGACTGGAATCCAAAGCTGAGATTTCGTTCTGTATCGGCGACCCCGTCGACGCCGCCGACGAGGTCAGACGCAGCTGCGAGCAAGCGCGCAAAATCCATTTTATCAGCTCGATATGCGGCATCCGCGACGCCCACATTCGTTACAACCAGCTTGGCGTCTATCAGCTGCTTTATTTGCTGCCCGAGTCCGAGCAAGTGATTGAATTTCTCGACCGCATCGTCAAGCCGATCGTGGACTACGACGGCAAGCACAATACGCAGCTGCTCAAAACGCTGCAATGCTATTTGCAGCACAACGAGAACGGCAAGCTGACGGCGGAGGCGCTTTTTTCGCATTACAACACGGTCGCGTACCGCATCGAACGCGTCTACGAGCTGCTCGGTCTCGATCCGGAAAAGGTGAACGACCGGCTGCAGCTTCATCTGGCCGTCAAACTTTACGAGATGCGGCAGGGGCGCTAG
- a CDS encoding cupin domain-containing protein: protein MIKAEETKVIVGAEMEWGLMPNHWHLYHREIVNASQADELGVRISSVLWEKIGVGGAVLPHYHDVAEIIHITAGQVKLLRDGSWTLYKAGDTFHVPAGVVHSVACVGDSPSEQISIFLPVESDAPKNAYFNTHLVEDTYTDKLRL, encoded by the coding sequence ATGATCAAAGCGGAGGAAACGAAGGTAATCGTCGGAGCCGAAATGGAATGGGGCTTGATGCCCAACCATTGGCACCTTTATCACAGGGAGATCGTGAACGCCTCGCAAGCGGACGAACTCGGCGTTCGGATCAGTTCGGTGCTGTGGGAGAAAATCGGGGTTGGCGGCGCCGTTCTTCCCCACTATCACGACGTTGCGGAAATTATTCATATTACGGCGGGCCAGGTCAAGCTTCTGCGCGACGGATCTTGGACGCTTTACAAAGCCGGAGATACGTTCCACGTGCCGGCAGGCGTCGTCCATTCCGTCGCCTGCGTCGGAGATTCGCCGAGCGAGCAGATCAGCATTTTCCTGCCCGTGGAGTCCGATGCGCCCAAGAACGCCTACTTTAACACGCACCTCGTCGAAGACACCTATACCGATAAGCTTAGACTATGA